In the genome of Pseudomonas sp. LBUM920, one region contains:
- a CDS encoding dihydrodipicolinate synthase family protein, whose amino-acid sequence MSDNIFSGCMPALMTPCTADRQPDFDALVAKARELINIGMSAVVYCGSMGDWPLLTEAQRQEGVARLVAAGIPTIVGTGAVNSREAVSHAAHAAKVGASGLMVIPRVLSRGASASAQKAHFAAILNAASQLPAVIYNSPYYGFATRADLFFELRREFPNLIGFKEFGGAADLRYAAEFITSKDDAVTLMVGVDTQVVHGFVNCNATGAITGIGNALPREVLHLVQLSKAAANGDAKARQQAKELEAALAVLSSFDEGTDLVLYYKYLMVLNGDLEYTLHFYDTDVLSDSQRRYAQTQYALFREWYAQWSKA is encoded by the coding sequence ATGAGCGACAACATTTTTTCTGGCTGCATGCCAGCCCTGATGACCCCATGCACCGCCGACCGCCAGCCGGATTTCGACGCGCTGGTGGCCAAGGCCCGCGAGCTGATCAACATCGGCATGAGTGCCGTCGTTTATTGCGGCTCCATGGGCGACTGGCCGCTGCTCACCGAAGCCCAGCGCCAGGAAGGCGTTGCGCGCCTAGTGGCAGCGGGCATCCCGACCATTGTCGGCACTGGCGCGGTGAACTCGCGTGAAGCGGTTTCCCACGCGGCGCATGCTGCCAAAGTAGGCGCGAGCGGGTTGATGGTCATTCCGCGCGTGTTGTCGCGCGGTGCCTCGGCTTCCGCGCAAAAAGCCCACTTCGCAGCTATTTTGAATGCAGCGTCACAGTTGCCGGCGGTGATTTACAACAGCCCGTACTACGGCTTTGCCACGCGCGCCGATTTGTTCTTCGAACTGCGTCGCGAGTTCCCGAACCTCATCGGCTTCAAGGAGTTCGGCGGCGCGGCAGACCTGCGCTACGCGGCCGAATTCATCACCTCCAAGGATGATGCGGTCACCCTGATGGTGGGTGTGGATACCCAAGTAGTGCACGGTTTCGTCAACTGCAACGCCACCGGCGCCATCACCGGCATTGGCAACGCCTTGCCGCGTGAGGTGCTGCACCTGGTGCAACTGAGCAAGGCCGCGGCCAACGGCGATGCCAAGGCACGCCAGCAGGCCAAGGAGCTGGAAGCGGCATTGGCGGTGTTGTCTTCGTTCGATGAAGGCACCGATCTTGTGCTGTATTACAAGTACCTGATGGTGCTCAACGGCGACCTGGAATACACCTTGCATTTCTACGACACCGACGTGCTAAGCGACTCGCAGCGCCGTTACGCCCAAACCCAGTACGCCTTGTTCCGCGAGTGGTACGCGCAGTGGTCTAAAGCTTAA
- a CDS encoding proline racemase family protein, with amino-acid sequence MRSTKIVHVVGCHAEGEVGDVIVGGVMPPPGNTLWEQSRFIERDNVLRNFVLNEPRGGVFRHVNLLVPAKDPRAQMGFIIMEPADVPPMSGSNSLCVATVLLDSGIVPMVEPITHLVLEAPGGVIEVTAHCRDGKVQRVEVKNHPSFADKLDAWIEVEGLGSIQVDTAYGGDSFAICDSTKLGFALTSDEAADLVATGLKITKAANEQLGFTHPLNKDWNHISFCQIAAPLSREGGVASAANAVVIRPGKIDRSPCGTGCSARMAVLHAKGQLAEGETFIGRSIIGSEFHCRIDSATDLAGRPAIVPIISGRAWITGTAQLMLDPRDPYPEGYQLSDTWPRGLVL; translated from the coding sequence GTGAGATCGACAAAAATTGTGCACGTTGTCGGCTGCCACGCCGAAGGCGAAGTGGGCGATGTGATTGTCGGCGGCGTCATGCCGCCACCCGGCAATACCTTGTGGGAACAGTCGCGGTTTATCGAGCGCGACAATGTGCTGCGCAACTTCGTGCTTAACGAGCCCCGTGGCGGCGTGTTCCGTCATGTCAATTTGCTGGTGCCGGCCAAAGACCCGCGCGCGCAAATGGGCTTCATCATCATGGAACCGGCCGACGTGCCGCCCATGTCCGGCTCCAACTCGCTGTGCGTGGCCACCGTGTTGCTAGACAGCGGCATCGTGCCAATGGTCGAGCCCATCACCCATTTGGTGCTTGAAGCGCCGGGCGGTGTCATTGAAGTCACTGCGCATTGCCGCGATGGCAAGGTGCAGCGCGTGGAAGTGAAAAACCATCCCTCGTTCGCCGACAAGCTGGACGCGTGGATCGAAGTCGAAGGGTTGGGCTCGATCCAGGTCGACACGGCCTACGGCGGCGACAGCTTTGCCATTTGCGACTCCACCAAGCTGGGTTTTGCGCTCACCTCCGACGAGGCGGCGGACCTGGTAGCCACAGGCCTCAAGATCACCAAGGCGGCCAACGAGCAATTGGGTTTCACCCACCCGCTGAACAAAGACTGGAACCACATTTCGTTCTGCCAGATCGCCGCGCCACTCTCGCGTGAAGGCGGCGTGGCCAGCGCCGCGAACGCAGTGGTCATTCGTCCGGGCAAAATCGACCGTTCACCCTGCGGCACCGGCTGCTCGGCGCGTATGGCGGTGCTGCATGCCAAAGGCCAACTGGCGGAGGGCGAAACGTTCATCGGCCGCTCCATCATCGGTTCGGAATTTCATTGTCGTATCGACAGTGCCACCGACCTGGCTGGGCGCCCGGCCATCGTGCCGATCATTTCCGGCCGCGCATGGATTACCGGTACCGCTCAACTGATGCTGGACCCTCGCGACCCCTATCCTGAGGGTTATCAGCTTTCCGATACCTGGCCACGCGGCCTCGTGCTGTAA
- a CDS encoding 4-oxalocrotonate tautomerase family protein, whose product MPIVKIELFAGRSDEQKAQLAKAITQQFLEQLASRPEEVIVLFQDVPPADWFVAGRSLGKPAVD is encoded by the coding sequence ATGCCTATCGTGAAAATCGAGCTGTTTGCCGGGCGTAGCGACGAGCAAAAAGCCCAGTTGGCCAAGGCGATCACTCAGCAATTCTTGGAGCAATTGGCGTCCAGGCCGGAGGAAGTGATCGTGCTGTTCCAGGATGTGCCTCCCGCGGACTGGTTCGTGGCCGGGCGCTCGTTGGGCAAGCCAGCTGTGGATTAA